A single window of Pseudomonas lijiangensis DNA harbors:
- a CDS encoding DegT/DnrJ/EryC1/StrS family aminotransferase codes for MISFLDLKKINSTMRDELIESCTRVIDSGWYIGGNELSAFEESFAAYSGSRHCIGVANGLDALNLTLRAWKELGKLKDGDEVIVPANTYIASVLAITENRLVPVLVEPDASTYNLCPVNARAAVTSRTRVLMPVHLYGQLSDMPALMALAEEKGLLVLEDSAQAHGASFNGRRAGSWGDASGFSFYPGKNLGALGDAGAVTTDDDELAKVLRALRNYGSHEKYKNLYQGVNSRLDEIQAAMLSVKLKYLDDQTARRREIARMYMEGINNSSVELPLATGTCPLSLHSHVWHLFVVQCRQRDVLQQHLAAQGIQTIIHYPIPVHQQQAYKELNGHSYPVTEKIHQQVLSLPMSPEMTSAEVELVIAAVNNFSCEE; via the coding sequence ATGATCAGCTTTCTGGATTTGAAGAAAATCAATTCGACGATGCGTGACGAATTGATCGAGTCGTGTACCCGTGTCATTGATTCGGGCTGGTACATCGGCGGTAATGAACTGTCGGCTTTTGAAGAAAGCTTTGCAGCCTACAGCGGTAGCCGGCATTGCATTGGCGTTGCCAACGGCCTCGATGCGTTGAACCTGACGTTGCGTGCCTGGAAAGAGCTGGGGAAACTCAAGGATGGCGACGAAGTCATCGTGCCAGCCAACACCTACATCGCCAGTGTTCTGGCTATCACCGAAAATCGCCTGGTGCCGGTTCTGGTCGAGCCCGATGCGAGCACTTACAACCTGTGCCCTGTCAATGCCCGGGCTGCGGTGACTTCCAGAACCCGCGTGCTCATGCCAGTTCACCTGTACGGGCAATTGTCCGACATGCCGGCATTGATGGCCCTGGCTGAGGAAAAGGGACTTCTGGTTCTGGAAGACTCGGCCCAGGCCCATGGCGCGAGCTTCAATGGCCGCAGGGCAGGGAGCTGGGGCGATGCCTCGGGCTTCAGCTTCTATCCAGGAAAAAACCTGGGGGCTCTGGGCGATGCGGGCGCTGTTACCACTGACGACGACGAGTTGGCGAAAGTCCTGCGCGCACTGCGCAACTATGGCTCCCATGAGAAGTACAAGAATCTCTACCAGGGCGTGAACAGCCGTCTGGATGAGATTCAGGCAGCGATGCTCAGCGTCAAGCTCAAGTATCTGGATGACCAGACTGCACGCCGCAGGGAAATTGCCAGGATGTACATGGAGGGTATCAACAACTCTTCAGTAGAACTGCCACTTGCCACCGGCACTTGCCCGCTGTCGCTGCATAGCCATGTGTGGCATTTGTTCGTCGTTCAATGCCGGCAGCGTGATGTGTTGCAGCAGCATCTGGCCGCACAAGGTATTCAAACCATCATTCACTACCCGATTCCTGTCCATCAGCAGCAGGCTTACAAAGAGCTCAATGGCCACAGCTATCCAGTGACCGAGAAGATCCATCAGCAAGTCCTGAGTTTGCCAATGAGTCCTGAAATGACATCGGCTGAAGTCGAACTGGTCATCGCAGCCGTTAATAATTTTTCTTGCGAAGAGTGA
- a CDS encoding energy transducer TonB: protein MNDAATLKSVPDPLPDEVPTAWQSIPFTANTSRPGSLNKPQAFLLIAASVLIHGAVWWYMQTAKAELPEVAPQVPEMTIELTSPTPPTPQAPPPEPPPPAPPPPPPEPEPEKPVEDPDAVKPPPKPVEKPKVEKPKPVKKPEPVQKPRPPAPPTPPAPSAPSTPAPPTPSPAPPAPAAPVKESAAVSGLASLGNPPPEYPGLALRRSWEGRVILRIKVLANGRAGSVEVTRSSGKPVLDEAAVEAVRNWKFIPAKRGDTPIEGFATQTIDFKLPE, encoded by the coding sequence ATGAATGATGCGGCAACCCTGAAGTCGGTCCCTGATCCATTGCCCGATGAAGTTCCCACGGCATGGCAGAGTATTCCGTTTACAGCCAATACCTCACGACCTGGCAGTCTGAATAAACCGCAGGCTTTCTTGTTGATTGCCGCTTCGGTGCTTATTCACGGTGCGGTCTGGTGGTACATGCAGACCGCAAAAGCCGAACTTCCGGAAGTTGCACCCCAAGTTCCGGAAATGACGATTGAGCTGACCAGCCCGACACCACCGACACCGCAAGCGCCGCCTCCGGAGCCACCTCCGCCTGCGCCGCCACCTCCGCCCCCTGAACCCGAGCCCGAAAAGCCGGTTGAGGACCCGGACGCGGTCAAGCCACCGCCCAAACCGGTGGAAAAGCCGAAAGTCGAAAAACCCAAGCCGGTCAAAAAACCGGAGCCCGTACAAAAGCCAAGGCCACCCGCGCCGCCGACACCGCCTGCGCCCAGTGCCCCGAGTACCCCGGCACCGCCGACACCTTCGCCCGCACCTCCAGCACCTGCGGCGCCGGTCAAGGAAAGTGCGGCCGTTTCAGGGCTGGCCAGCCTTGGCAATCCGCCGCCCGAGTACCCGGGGCTGGCGTTACGACGCAGTTGGGAAGGACGCGTGATTCTGCGCATCAAGGTTCTGGCCAATGGCCGGGCCGGCAGTGTTGAGGTGACCCGATCAAGCGGCAAACCGGTACTGGACGAAGCCGCCGTGGAAGCCGTGCGCAACTGGAAGTTCATCCCGGCCAAACGGGGTGACACGCCTATCGAAGGCTTCGCGACACAGACCATCGACTTCAAGCTTCCGGAATGA
- a CDS encoding ABC transporter ATP-binding protein, which yields MILGLMVVASLAEIVSIGAIVPFLAVLINPEKLLSQPLVGDLFAAMGIDSANGLLLPLTVIFAAAAIFSGVSRFVLMWAQNRLSSAVGGDLAGDIYKTVIHQPYSKHISRNSSEVITAIFNKVDTVVREFLFPSLTIVSSAFMMLAILVIVLAIQPVVAFLAFASFGGVYLAVVLVTRKQLRKDSLVVSVTSDRLLKLMSESLEGIRDVIIDSSQRTYRKDFDSADYKLRRAKANIQIIANSPRFAIESFGMLMIAIFAYWLAQLPGGLLASIPMLGALALAAQRLLPVLQQSYAAWACISGAQDSLRDVLDLLPEERNDVEIETTRIPLDFNDRLSLDNVSYRYGNDAPWVLKNISLNIPKGSRVGLMGATGSGKSTLIDILMGLLTPTDGVFAVDGVEVNTDNSRNWQGNIAHVPQQIFLSDASVAENIAFGVPYENIDFDRVKRAAAKAQISDVIESWSAGYETPVGERGVFLSGGQRQRIAIARAFYKEASVIILDEATSALDSKTEQEVMRAVDDLGDGTTLIVIAHRLNTLETCDTVIEVEGGTVVRYGSYESVCGAVR from the coding sequence GTGATCCTCGGGCTCATGGTGGTTGCATCGCTTGCGGAAATAGTCAGCATCGGAGCCATCGTTCCCTTTCTGGCTGTCCTGATCAATCCCGAGAAGCTACTGAGCCAGCCTCTGGTGGGTGATCTCTTTGCGGCCATGGGAATCGACTCTGCCAACGGGCTTTTATTGCCGTTGACCGTCATTTTTGCTGCCGCGGCCATATTCTCCGGTGTCAGTCGTTTTGTGCTGATGTGGGCACAGAACAGACTGAGTTCGGCCGTCGGTGGCGATCTGGCAGGCGATATCTACAAGACGGTTATTCATCAGCCTTACAGCAAGCACATTTCCAGGAACAGCAGTGAAGTGATCACTGCCATTTTCAACAAGGTCGATACCGTGGTGCGGGAGTTTCTTTTCCCCTCTCTGACCATTGTCAGCTCGGCTTTCATGATGTTGGCAATCCTCGTGATCGTCCTGGCCATTCAGCCGGTTGTCGCCTTTCTCGCCTTTGCAAGTTTTGGCGGGGTCTACCTGGCGGTTGTACTGGTGACCAGGAAGCAGTTGAGAAAAGACAGTCTGGTGGTGAGCGTCACTTCCGATCGGCTGCTGAAGTTGATGAGTGAAAGTCTTGAAGGTATTCGGGACGTGATCATCGACTCGTCTCAGCGCACCTATCGCAAGGACTTCGATAGCGCCGATTACAAGTTGCGTCGGGCCAAGGCCAATATCCAGATCATCGCGAACTCGCCACGATTCGCTATCGAATCGTTCGGCATGCTGATGATTGCGATTTTTGCCTATTGGCTTGCGCAGTTGCCCGGTGGACTGCTTGCATCCATCCCCATGCTGGGCGCGCTGGCGCTGGCGGCGCAACGCCTGCTTCCGGTCCTGCAGCAATCCTATGCCGCGTGGGCATGTATCAGCGGTGCGCAGGATTCCTTGCGAGATGTATTGGACCTTCTGCCAGAAGAGCGTAATGACGTCGAAATCGAAACGACGCGCATTCCTCTGGACTTCAACGATCGTCTGTCGCTGGACAATGTCTCGTACCGCTACGGCAACGATGCGCCGTGGGTGTTGAAGAACATCAGCCTGAATATTCCCAAAGGTTCGCGTGTAGGCCTGATGGGGGCTACGGGCAGCGGGAAAAGTACCCTGATCGATATTCTGATGGGGTTGCTGACTCCAACGGACGGTGTCTTTGCGGTCGACGGTGTCGAGGTGAATACGGACAACAGTCGAAACTGGCAGGGGAACATTGCCCACGTACCACAGCAGATATTTCTGTCCGATGCTTCAGTGGCTGAAAACATCGCCTTCGGGGTGCCTTACGAAAATATCGATTTCGATCGTGTGAAGCGAGCCGCCGCCAAGGCGCAAATTTCCGATGTCATCGAATCGTGGTCTGCTGGTTATGAGACTCCTGTGGGAGAGCGAGGTGTCTTTCTCTCCGGCGGACAGCGCCAGCGCATTGCGATAGCGCGTGCTTTCTATAAAGAAGCCAGCGTTATCATTCTGGATGAAGCGACCAGTGCGCTGGACAGTAAAACCGAGCA
- a CDS encoding ExbD/TolR family protein, with protein MAFSNQDSDEVLSEMNVTPLVDVMLVLLVVFIVTTPLMTNAIKVNLPKTDSVAPAEKKDPVVVSVDQDGKFYLAKSEIAPELLEKSLQDEKAKDPEIRVQLQADTAVNYGQVAKAMASIERSGITKISVMTSK; from the coding sequence ATGGCCTTTTCCAACCAGGACAGCGATGAAGTGCTCAGCGAAATGAACGTCACGCCATTGGTGGATGTGATGCTCGTGCTGCTGGTGGTTTTCATCGTCACCACACCGCTGATGACCAATGCTATCAAGGTCAACCTGCCCAAGACCGACTCGGTGGCGCCGGCCGAAAAGAAAGACCCGGTGGTGGTCAGCGTCGATCAGGACGGCAAGTTCTATCTGGCCAAATCTGAAATTGCCCCCGAACTGCTGGAAAAAAGCCTGCAGGACGAGAAAGCCAAAGACCCGGAAATCCGCGTCCAGTTGCAGGCCGACACGGCCGTGAACTATGGCCAGGTGGCCAAGGCCATGGCCTCGATCGAAAGGTCGGGCATTACGAAGATATCCGTCATGACCTCGAAATGA
- a CDS encoding acyltransferase yields the protein MSEIHALADVKSSSIGSSTRIWQYSVVLEGAVIGRNCNICAHTLIEGDVIVGDNVTVKSGVFLWSGTRVEDNVFIGPNATFTNDPMPRSKVYPDAFQGITVKAGASIGANATLLPGITIGSNAMVGAGSVVTKDVPDSAVVVGNPARIIRYLDK from the coding sequence ATGTCTGAGATTCACGCTCTGGCCGATGTCAAAAGTTCAAGCATTGGTAGTTCGACACGTATCTGGCAATACTCCGTTGTTCTGGAGGGAGCGGTTATCGGTCGTAACTGTAATATCTGTGCCCATACGCTGATCGAAGGCGATGTTATCGTGGGCGACAATGTTACTGTCAAGTCGGGTGTTTTCCTGTGGAGCGGCACTCGCGTGGAGGACAACGTTTTTATTGGTCCCAACGCAACGTTTACCAACGATCCAATGCCCAGGTCGAAAGTATATCCCGATGCGTTTCAAGGCATAACGGTCAAGGCCGGTGCAAGTATTGGGGCCAATGCAACATTGCTGCCGGGTATCACCATCGGTAGTAATGCAATGGTAGGGGCAGGTTCTGTGGTCACTAAAGATGTGCCCGACAGCGCTGTTGTAGTAGGCAACCCGGCAAGAATTATCAGGTATCTGGACAAATGA
- a CDS encoding methyl-accepting chemotaxis protein, producing the protein MVNWFAGMLGNISVRSKLILGFVSVLLLTTLIAAFSWVEINILRERGEKLASISQLNEMVRDMRIAKLGYALHPETDRAAAVLKANDNLESHYEKIRSLLNAPADLALVFRAMETTQRYRDHFQDFVRATDDHDAAKLKQIQYGLDTEVASLFETSRQLLVNQTAKRDEDVAEAKFLLIVFASIALTLGALAAWLITRMIVGPLMETLHVAERVAGGDLSVDIPVNRKDELGLLQASMQRMTANLRDLIGGIRDGVVQLASASEQLSAVTEQTTAGVTSQKSETDQVAVAMNQMAATVQEVARNAEDASIAAIAANDEARKSDEVVVHALDHIGRLAEEVNHSTQAMSELSRESDKIGTVLDVIKSVAQQTNLLALNAAIEAARAGAAGRGFAVVADEVRSLAQRTQASTEEIEGLVSSLQSGTQKVASILDSSRALTESSVELTRRAGTSLMSISRSVSTVEQMNTQIAAAAEQQSIVADEINRRVVNVRVISDQTFVASGETAMSSSELARLGGSLQASVGRFRF; encoded by the coding sequence ATGGTCAACTGGTTCGCAGGTATGCTGGGCAATATCAGTGTCAGATCGAAATTGATCCTGGGGTTTGTCAGCGTTCTGCTGCTGACGACCCTGATCGCTGCTTTCAGTTGGGTGGAAATCAATATCCTGCGCGAGCGGGGCGAGAAGCTGGCGTCCATTTCTCAGCTAAATGAAATGGTGCGCGACATGCGCATTGCCAAGCTGGGCTATGCCCTGCATCCAGAAACGGATCGAGCCGCTGCGGTGCTCAAGGCGAACGACAACCTGGAATCGCATTATGAAAAAATCAGAAGCCTGCTGAATGCACCAGCGGACCTGGCTCTGGTCTTTCGTGCCATGGAGACGACCCAGCGTTATCGCGATCATTTCCAGGATTTTGTCCGGGCCACCGATGACCACGACGCCGCGAAGCTCAAGCAGATCCAGTATGGCCTGGACACGGAAGTGGCCAGCCTGTTTGAAACCAGTCGGCAATTACTGGTCAACCAGACGGCCAAGCGCGATGAAGATGTCGCAGAAGCCAAGTTTCTGCTCATCGTGTTTGCGAGTATTGCCCTGACACTAGGCGCGCTGGCGGCCTGGCTGATTACCCGCATGATTGTCGGACCGTTGATGGAAACCCTGCATGTTGCCGAACGGGTGGCAGGCGGAGACTTGAGCGTCGACATCCCCGTCAATCGCAAGGATGAGCTGGGCCTTCTGCAGGCCAGCATGCAGCGCATGACTGCCAATCTGCGAGACTTGATCGGCGGCATTCGTGACGGTGTTGTCCAGTTGGCCAGCGCTTCCGAGCAGTTGTCAGCGGTTACCGAGCAAACCACCGCAGGCGTTACCAGCCAGAAGAGCGAGACGGATCAGGTTGCGGTCGCCATGAACCAGATGGCCGCGACGGTGCAGGAGGTGGCGCGCAATGCCGAAGATGCGTCCATCGCCGCCATTGCCGCCAATGATGAAGCCCGTAAAAGTGATGAAGTCGTGGTCCATGCCCTCGATCACATTGGCCGGCTGGCTGAAGAGGTGAACCACTCGACTCAGGCCATGAGCGAACTGAGCCGCGAAAGCGACAAGATCGGCACGGTGCTGGATGTGATCAAGTCGGTTGCCCAGCAGACCAACCTGCTTGCCCTCAACGCCGCCATCGAAGCCGCCCGTGCAGGCGCTGCCGGTCGCGGTTTTGCCGTGGTTGCTGACGAAGTTCGCAGCCTGGCTCAACGAACCCAGGCTTCCACTGAGGAAATCGAAGGGCTGGTCAGCAGTCTGCAGAGTGGTACCCAGAAAGTGGCTTCGATTCTGGACAGCAGCCGTGCGCTGACCGAAAGCAGTGTCGAGCTGACCCGTCGTGCAGGCACCTCACTGATGAGCATCAGCCGCTCGGTGTCCACCGTCGAACAGATGAACACCCAGATCGCTGCAGCCGCCGAGCAACAGAGTATCGTCGCCGATGAAATCAACCGCCGCGTCGTGAACGTGCGAGTGATCTCGGATCAGACCTTCGTCGCCAGCGGCGAAACCGCCATGTCCAGCAGTGAGCTGGCAAGGCTGGGCGGCAGCTTGCAGGCGAGTGTCGGGCGATTCAGGTTTTGA
- a CDS encoding TonB-dependent receptor, which yields MLMNLPGCTLKPLAIAVRRHPRVLLCALAMGMSGAQAADAVDADTSSTSVSSSAAVVPATTQLQRVEVTGSAIRRVDAETAVPITILRADDLKKQGVTTTQEMVQRITGSQSINNSAGSVGAGTGGASYADMRGIGANKTLVLLNGRRLANNALSGVGTPNGSAIDLNMIPFAAIDRVEVLRDGASALYGTDAIGGVINFITKKSMTDGTLSLGGETPTNSGGGATKDMSASWGFGDLEEDRFNVMGVFNYNKQQNLDANDRSFARDYVPGRGLNQTSGTAFPGNYYQGNNGTNPLAGGNCNGPNLIASNGICRFSTREYIDLIPQTEKTSFFGKATGKLADDHNVNLEYFWARNNNHTDIGPAPLTGLSLDASSPYYPGNGITPLPTSFVLDPTQPIDTAWRETAAGPRGSSDQNTSQRFLLSFDGMVSGWDYNVGASYNQNKVISSLTNGYISDAAMIAGLANGIINPFGPQTAAGQALIDANEYHGQYSSAVGRVAGIDARISREIGDWFGAGPAGLALGGEYRKEKMHQEYEAFVNDVSSLGADAAGSVSGERSVKAQYAELNVPVLDSLELSAAIRHDKYSDFGSTTNPKYSFRFQPFKQLVVRGAYSEGFRAPSLYELYAPRSLSFTQGYYNDPTLCAGGTVQPGGNAGRDCNQQFLNNSGGNTELAPEKARNVTLGFVYQPVSTLSMGLDFWWIHISNQIQSFPESTVFDDPTTYADRFIRNPDGSIANIVTGNANLGIVKTSGVDVSLDYRFPNTPYGQFGLGMTGTYVTRYDYQNIIDGPYTDKVGDFQGDGVISRWKHVLTGTWSLGNSRASLTNRFTSGYNDYDRTTNARVASYTLWDLSVGHTFDKVLDVDAGVRNLFDREPPFSNQAYNFQSGYDPRYADPLGRTLFARMTYHF from the coding sequence ATGCTGATGAATCTTCCCGGTTGCACCCTCAAACCCCTCGCCATTGCGGTACGGCGCCATCCCCGTGTGCTGCTCTGCGCACTGGCCATGGGCATGAGTGGTGCCCAGGCGGCCGATGCCGTCGATGCGGACACAAGCAGTACAAGCGTATCCTCCAGCGCCGCCGTCGTACCCGCCACGACCCAGTTGCAACGTGTCGAAGTCACAGGTTCTGCAATCCGCAGGGTCGATGCCGAGACGGCCGTGCCCATCACCATCCTGCGTGCCGATGACCTGAAGAAACAGGGCGTGACCACCACCCAGGAAATGGTCCAGCGCATCACCGGCAGCCAGTCGATCAACAACAGTGCCGGTTCGGTCGGCGCCGGAACCGGGGGCGCGTCCTACGCCGACATGCGCGGGATTGGCGCAAACAAGACGCTGGTTCTGCTCAATGGTCGCCGCCTGGCGAACAACGCCCTGTCGGGTGTCGGCACGCCCAACGGCAGTGCCATCGACCTGAACATGATCCCGTTTGCCGCCATCGACCGGGTGGAAGTGCTGCGTGACGGCGCCTCTGCGCTGTACGGCACCGACGCCATCGGCGGGGTCATCAACTTCATCACCAAAAAATCCATGACCGACGGCACTTTGAGCCTGGGCGGCGAAACGCCCACCAACAGTGGCGGCGGAGCCACCAAGGACATGAGCGCCAGTTGGGGCTTCGGTGACCTTGAAGAAGACCGCTTCAATGTCATGGGTGTCTTCAACTACAACAAGCAGCAGAATCTGGATGCCAACGACCGCTCATTCGCCAGGGATTATGTGCCGGGACGCGGTCTTAACCAGACCTCCGGGACCGCCTTCCCCGGCAACTATTACCAGGGCAACAATGGCACGAATCCGCTGGCCGGCGGTAACTGCAACGGGCCCAACCTGATCGCCAGCAACGGCATCTGCCGTTTCAGCACCCGCGAATACATCGACCTGATTCCGCAGACCGAGAAGACTTCCTTTTTCGGCAAGGCCACCGGCAAGCTGGCGGACGACCACAACGTCAACCTCGAATACTTCTGGGCCCGCAACAATAACCACACCGACATCGGCCCGGCTCCGCTGACCGGCCTGTCGCTGGACGCTTCGTCGCCCTACTACCCCGGCAACGGCATCACACCCTTGCCGACCAGTTTCGTGCTCGATCCGACACAGCCCATCGATACCGCATGGCGGGAAACCGCAGCCGGGCCAAGGGGTTCCAGCGACCAGAACACCAGTCAGCGCTTTCTTCTGAGCTTCGATGGCATGGTCAGCGGCTGGGACTACAACGTCGGCGCGTCATACAACCAGAACAAGGTCATTTCCTCACTCACCAACGGCTATATCAGCGATGCGGCCATGATCGCCGGTCTGGCCAACGGCATTATCAACCCGTTCGGTCCGCAGACCGCGGCAGGCCAGGCATTGATCGATGCCAACGAATACCATGGCCAGTACTCAAGCGCCGTGGGCCGGGTGGCCGGTATCGACGCCCGCATCAGCCGGGAAATCGGTGACTGGTTTGGTGCCGGACCGGCCGGCCTGGCGCTGGGCGGTGAATACCGCAAGGAGAAAATGCATCAGGAGTACGAAGCCTTCGTCAATGACGTCAGCAGCCTGGGGGCAGACGCGGCGGGCAGTGTTTCGGGCGAACGCAGCGTAAAGGCCCAATACGCCGAATTGAACGTTCCGGTCCTCGACAGCCTGGAACTGAGCGCTGCCATTCGTCACGACAAATACAGCGACTTCGGCAGTACGACCAACCCCAAATACTCGTTCCGCTTCCAGCCGTTCAAGCAACTGGTGGTCAGAGGTGCCTACAGCGAGGGCTTCCGCGCACCTTCTCTGTATGAGCTTTATGCGCCGCGCAGCCTGAGCTTCACCCAGGGTTACTACAACGACCCGACCCTGTGCGCAGGCGGCACCGTGCAGCCTGGCGGTAATGCCGGACGCGACTGCAATCAGCAGTTTCTCAACAACAGTGGCGGCAATACCGAACTGGCTCCCGAAAAAGCCCGCAACGTGACACTGGGCTTCGTCTATCAGCCGGTCAGCACCCTTTCCATGGGCCTGGATTTCTGGTGGATTCACATCTCCAACCAGATTCAGTCGTTCCCTGAATCGACCGTCTTCGACGACCCCACCACCTACGCCGACCGCTTCATCCGCAATCCGGATGGTTCGATCGCCAATATCGTGACCGGCAACGCGAACCTTGGCATCGTCAAGACCAGCGGTGTGGACGTCTCCCTGGACTATCGCTTTCCGAACACGCCGTACGGCCAGTTCGGTCTGGGCATGACCGGCACCTATGTAACCCGCTACGACTACCAGAACATCATCGACGGCCCTTACACCGACAAGGTCGGGGACTTCCAGGGCGATGGCGTAATCTCGCGCTGGAAACATGTCCTGACCGGCACCTGGTCACTGGGCAACAGCCGCGCTTCCCTCACCAACCGCTTCACCAGCGGTTACAACGATTATGACCGCACCACCAACGCTCGGGTGGCGTCGTATACGCTCTGGGACCTATCGGTCGGGCATACCTTCGACAAGGTGCTGGATGTGGATGCCGGGGTCCGCAACCTGTTCGACCGCGAGCCGCCGTTCTCCAATCAGGCCTACAACTTCCAGTCCGGCTACGACCCGCGCTATGCCGATCCGCTGGGCCGCACGCTGTTCGCCCGCATGACCTATCACTTCTGA
- a CDS encoding MotA/TolQ/ExbB proton channel family protein, translating to MIVPAVLWALILFSVLSWALLLIKSAQYMRQKSQNKQFTQAFWSAPDLLTAAEHASQYPGALARIANSGFEAMAVEDAPRTTQQLAHTINRSDRLERNLRQQIQKERRALENGQAILASIGSTAPFIGLFGTVWGIMEALQSIGLTGSASLEAVAGPIGHALVATGVGIAVAVPAVLIYNFFLRRLKLAVADMDDFAHDFDSLAQRSAFAVTRQPIATRHNQSVREAS from the coding sequence ATGATTGTTCCGGCCGTGCTCTGGGCACTGATTCTGTTTTCCGTATTGAGCTGGGCCCTGTTGCTGATCAAGTCGGCGCAGTACATGAGGCAGAAATCCCAGAACAAACAGTTCACCCAGGCCTTCTGGAGTGCCCCGGACCTGTTGACGGCAGCCGAACACGCTTCCCAGTACCCGGGCGCACTGGCCCGTATCGCCAACAGCGGCTTTGAAGCGATGGCGGTCGAAGATGCACCTCGTACCACCCAGCAACTGGCCCACACCATCAACCGTTCAGACCGACTGGAACGCAATCTGCGCCAACAGATCCAGAAAGAACGCCGGGCACTGGAAAACGGCCAGGCCATTCTGGCCAGTATCGGCAGCACCGCACCGTTCATAGGCCTGTTCGGTACGGTCTGGGGAATCATGGAGGCACTGCAAAGTATCGGACTCACTGGTTCGGCCAGCCTTGAAGCGGTGGCAGGCCCCATCGGCCACGCTCTGGTTGCCACCGGCGTCGGCATCGCCGTCGCGGTGCCAGCGGTGCTGATCTACAACTTCTTCCTGCGCCGCCTGAAGCTGGCCGTTGCCGACATGGACGACTTCGCCCACGACTTCGATTCGCTCGCCCAGCGCAGCGCCTTCGCCGTCACGCGCCAACCCATCGCCACCCGCCACAACCAATCCGTTCGGGAGGCAAGCTAA
- a CDS encoding sugar 3,4-ketoisomerase: MMKWIDFPSLGDERGGLVALEIGMEKAIPFDIKRVYYIYRTGEGVSRGYHAHRNLKQVAICVAGQCRMVLDNGKVREETVMDSPTRGLLIESMVWREMHDFSDDCILLVLASEHYDESDYIRSYDRFLTEINNV, from the coding sequence ATGATGAAATGGATTGACTTTCCCAGTCTGGGCGATGAACGAGGAGGGTTGGTCGCTCTGGAAATTGGTATGGAAAAAGCAATACCTTTTGATATTAAGCGCGTTTATTACATCTATCGGACCGGCGAAGGTGTCAGTCGCGGGTATCATGCTCACCGTAACCTGAAACAAGTTGCTATCTGCGTTGCTGGACAGTGCCGGATGGTGCTGGATAACGGCAAAGTTCGTGAAGAAACCGTGATGGACAGTCCTACCCGAGGACTGCTGATCGAAAGTATGGTCTGGCGCGAAATGCATGACTTCAGTGACGACTGCATACTTTTAGTGTTGGCCAGCGAACATTATGACGAGTCGGATTACATCAGAAGTTATGATCGTTTTCTCACGGAGATAAATAATGTCTGA